In the genome of Podospora pseudocomata strain CBS 415.72m chromosome 2 map unlocalized CBS415.72m_2.2, whole genome shotgun sequence, one region contains:
- the TOM70 gene encoding TOM (translocase of outer membrane) complex component (COG:U; EggNog:ENOG503NUNW), producing the protein MAPTIASGPAGTTVTVPGNSSLWDRISNWASENKGLVYTIAGVAVVVTGAGVVYYIRKGPDEESVPKPSKKERRKRKQAEKEAEKGAAAEKQAENPKTATVETADELPEIDEASVIGLSESQRKEYAAKLKEAGNKAYNQKDFNKAIELYSKAILCKPDPVYYCNRAACHNALSEWEKVVEDTTAALAFDNEYIKALNRRSNAYDHLGKYSEALLDITASCIIDGFRNEQSAQAVERLLKKFAETKAKEILETKPARLPSATFVGNYLQSFRAKPRPAGLEDDAELDEETGKGQLQKGLKAMESKIAPSYEEAAEAFEKALTLGDLGEYEAYAHNLRGTFQCLKGKHQEALADLSKSIELDPGLTQSYIKRASMNLELGAPDKAEEDFEAALAKNPEDPDIYYHRAQLHFIKGEFADAQKDYQKSIDLDPDFIFSHIQLGVTQYKLGSIASSMATFRRCIKNFPKIPDVYNYYGELLLDQTKFSEAIEKFDTAIELEKETKPMSMNVLPLINKSLALFQWKQDFSEAEKLCEKALIIDPECDIAVATMAQLLLQQGRVTEALKYFERAAELARTEGELVSAISYAEATRTQIQVQEKYPDLASKLSGMGGGVVR; encoded by the exons ATGGCTCCCACGATTGCTTCAGGCCCCGCGGGGACCACTGTAACAGTGCCGGGCAATTCATCGCTGTGGGACCGCATCTCCAACTGGGCCTCTGAGAACAAAGGCCTCGTCTATACCATTGCTGGTGTCGCCGTAGTGGTCAccggtgccggtgttgtTTACTATATCCGCAAGGGTCCCGATGAA GAGTCTGTCCCAAAGCCcagcaagaaggagaggcGGAAACGGAAAcaggccgagaaggaagcCGAGAAGGGCGCTGCCGCCGAGAAGCAAGCAGAAAACCCCAAGACCGCCACAGTAGAGACCGCCGATGAGCTGCCAGAAATTGACGAGGCCAGTGTCATCGGCCTATCCGAATCCCAACGCAAGGAGTATGCCGCTAAGCTTAAGGAGGCTGGTAACAAGGCCTACAACCAGAAGGATTTCAACAAGGCCATTGAGCTTTACTCGAAAGCCATCCTTTGCAAGCCAGACCCAGTTTACTACTGCAACCGCGCTGCCTGCCACAACGCCCTGAGCGAATGGGAaaaggttgttgaggacaccaccgccgctctTGCCTTCGACAATGAGTACATCAAGGCCCTCAATCGCCGCTCGAATGCTTACGACCACCTCGGCAAGTACAGCGAAGCtctcctcgacatcaccgccaGCTGTATCATCGATGGTTTCAGGAACGAGCAGAGTGCGCAGGCCGTTGAGCGTCTTCTGAAGAAGTTTGCCGAGACCAAGGCGAAGGAAATCCTCGAAACCAAGCCCGCCAGACTGCCCAGTGCGACCTTTGTGGGCAACTATCTTCAAAGCTTCAGGGCCAAGCCAAGGCCAgcggggttggaggatgacGCCGAATTGGACGAGGAGACTGGAAAGGGCCAGCTGCAAAAGGGTCTGAAGGCGATGGAAAGCAAGATTGCGCCATCGtacgaggaggctgccgaagCTTTCGAGAAGGCTCTGACTCTGGGAGACCTCGGTGAATACGAGGCTTACGCTCACAACCTTCGCGGTACATTCCAATGCCTCAAAGGCAAGCATCAGGAGGCTTTGGCCGATCTGTCCAAGAGTATCGAGCTTGATCCCGGGCTCACCCAGAGTTATATCAAGCGGGCCAGCATGAATCTGGAGCTCGGTGCCCCagacaaggctgaggaggatttcgaagccgccctcgccaagaaCCCAGAAGACCCGGATATTTACTACCACCGCGCCCAGCTTCATTTCATCAAGGGCGAGTTCGCCGATGCGCAGAAGGATTACCAAAAGTCGATCGATTTGGACCCCGATTTCATCTTCTCTCACATCCAACTCGGTGTGACCCAGTACAAGCTCGGTTCCATCGCTTCATCCATGGCGACCTTCAGGCGGTGCATCAAGAACTTCCCCAAGATCCCAGACGTCTACAACTACTATGGTGAACTTCTCCTGGACCAGACCAAGTTCAGCGAAGCTATCGAGAAATTCGACACTGCCATTGAGTTGGAAAAGGAGACCAAGCCCATGTCGATGAATGTGCTGCCTTTGATCAACAAGTCTCTTGCCCTTTTTCAATGGAAGCAGGACTTCAgcgaggctgagaagctcTGCGAGAAGGCCCTCATCA TTGACCCCGAGTGCGATATCGCCGTTGCCACCATGGCACAATTGCTTCTCCAACAGGGCCGCGTGACCGAGGCCCTCAAGTACTTTGAGCGTGCGGCTGAACTTGCCAGAACAGAGGGAGAGCTTGTCAGCGCCATCTCATATGCCGAGGCTACGAGAACCCAGATCCAAGTGCAGGAGAAGTATCCCGACTTGGCTAGCAAGCTGTCGGGCATGGGCGGCGGTGTGGTCCGATAA
- the THR1_1 gene encoding Trihydroxynaphthalene reductase (COG:E; EggNog:ENOG503NVIX) has product MASQSFVIRSPCSSANIGPGFDVIGLALSMFLELHVTVDPPASSTENYPLNCKITYEGEGEDEISLDPEVNLITRVALYVLRCHDQRAFPKNTHVHVKNPIPLGRGLGSSGTAVVAGVMLGKEVGGLHHLTMDRLFDFILMIERHPDNVGASLFGGFVGTYLKPLTPEDTARVEIPLSEVLPAPQGGVDTGDRPPEPPVGIGHHIKFPWAGEIKAVAIIPEFEVPTAKARQVLPAEYPRNDVTFNLQRIALLPVALGQSPPDPELIYLAMQDKLHQPYRQTLIPGLTEIVESMTPATQPGLLGVCLSGAGPTILALATSNFEEIASRIIKKFEENKITCSWKVLEPAEGTTVVRTK; this is encoded by the exons ATGGCCTCCCAATCTTTTGTCATCAGATCCCCTTGCTCCTCCGCCAATATCGGCCCGGGCTTCGACGTCATCGGCCTCGCCCTGTCAATGTTCCTGGAGCTGCACGTCACTGTCGACCCACCTGCATCTTCGACAGAGAATTACCCTCTCAACTGCAAGATCACATacgaaggggaaggggaggatgagattTCCCTCGACCCGGAGGTGAATCTCATCACGAGGGTGGCGCTGTACGTGCTCCGGTGTCACGACCAGAGGGCTTTTCCCAAGAATACGCACGTCCATGTCAAGAACCCTATTccgttggggagggggcttgGGTCGAGCGGGACGGCGGTTGTGgcgggggtgatgttggggaaggaggtgggcgGGTTGCACCATTTAACCATGGACAGGTTGTTTGATTTTATTTTGATGATTG AGAGACATCCTGACAATGTTGGGGCTTCGTTGTTTGGCGGGTTTGTCGGGACTTACCTGAAGCCGTTGACGCCCGAGGACacggcgagggtggagatcCCGCTCAGTGAGGTGTTGCCTGCGCCGCAGGGGGGAGTTGACACGGGGGATAGACCTCCTGAGCCGCCGGTGGGGATTGGGCACCATATCAAGTTCCCTTGGGCGGGGGAGATCAAGGCTGTGGCCATCATTCCCGAGTTTGAGGTGCCTACGGCGAAGGCGAGGCAGGTTTTGCCGGCGGAGTATCCTAGGAATGATGTg ACATTCAACCTCCAGAGGATAGCGCTTTTGCCGGTTGCGCTGGGCCAGAGCCCGCCTGATCCGGAGCTGATCTATCTTGCTATGCAGGATAAGCTGCACCAGCCGTACAGGCAGACGCTCATTCCGGGGCTGACGGAGATTGTGGAGAGCATGACGCCTGCTACGCAGCCGGGGCTGTTGGGCGTTTGCTTGTCTGGTGCCGGGCCGACGATTCTGGCGTTGGCGACGAGCAACTTTGAGGAGATTGCCAGcaggatcatcaagaagTTTGAGGAGAACAAGATTACGTGCAGCTGGAAGGTGCTGGAGCCGGCGGAGGGGacgacggtggtgaggacgaAGTAA
- the MDL1 gene encoding ATP-binding cassette permease mdl1 (COG:Q; EggNog:ENOG503NV86) yields the protein MVSGAVAAAAFRRAALLPQRTLCAGGIGYANAPLLAPSPSPASLILSRDAFQTLRPSSAAAPAKLQPCRHFSSRVGAGRTPAAATPTCSPQSSLGLRPRLAQPTWTSPINILRRLSTSPPNPEQAVAKKDQQSSTQEEQEEKEEEVDQHLKAHGFQKSAKAAKAAHINMAARLSKEGKGQEGKPGWAEVWRLIKIARPELRWLGVAFVLLLISSSVTMSIPFSVGRILDLSTKEDADEVRLFGLTLTQFFCGLAAVLTIGATANFGRIILLRIVGERVVARLRTQLYRRTYVQDAEFFDANRVGDLISRLNSDTVIVGKSITQNVSDGLRSLVSGAAGFVAMAWLSPKLTSIILVMVPPIGIGAVLYGRSIRNLSRQIQKNVGTLMKIAEERLGNIKTSQAFAGEVQEIGRYSKQVKKIFALGRRDAIISGTFFASTSWAGNMTILAMLIVGGNLVRTGAMTLGDLTSFMMYTVFAGSSLFGVSGFYSELMKGVGAASRLFELQDRKPSIHQTVGTKVKSAQGPIKFSNVHFAYPTRPAVAIFNGLDFEIPSGSNVCIVGPSGGGKSTVASMLLRFYNPTSGTITINGVDISTMNVKSLRRRIGMVAQEPVLFSGTIAENISYGRPEAKRWEIIAAAQKANCGFISDFPDGLETQVGARGAQLSGGQKQRIAIARALLKDPDILLLDEATSALDAESETLVNSALAELLKGRSTTISIAHRLSTIKRSDKIIVLSSEGTVAEIGSYTELSNNPNSAFSKLMEWQMSGADVPTSTSPRITEAEEIEEDLEEQEEEEYDEHSEEVEEVEEKKR from the coding sequence ATGGTTTCGGGGGCGGTCGCAGCGGCTGCTTTTCGCCGCGCGGCTCTGCTCCCGCAACGCACATTATGTGCAGGCGGGATAGGCTATGCAAATGCGCCCTTACTCGCaccttcaccatcaccagcgtCGCTGATATTATCCCGGGATGCGTTCCAAACGCTGAGGCCATCCTCGGCCGCAGCTCCCGCAAAGCTCCAACCCTGCCGCCACTTCTCCTCCCGCGTGGGAGCGGGGAGGACCCCCgcggcagcaacaccaacatgtTCACCACAATCATCACTCGGACTACGACCTAGGCTTGCCCAGCCAACATGGACGTCGCCGATCAACATTCTTCGCCGGTTATCTacgtcaccaccaaacccagagCAGGCTGTTGCCAAAAAGGACCAGCAGTCTTCAACACAAGAGgaacaagaggaaaaggaggaagaggtggacCAGCACCTCAAGGCACATGGATTCCAAAAGAGCGCAAaggcggccaaggctgcGCACATCAACATGGCGGCGCGCTTGTCCAAGGAAGGGAAAGGTCAGGAAGGCAAGCCTGGCTGGGCTGAGGTCTGGCGTCTGATCAAGATCGCCCGGCCTGAGCTCAGATGGCTAGGCGTGGCCTTTGTCCTGCTGCTCATTTCTTCCAGTGTCACCATGTCGATTCCCTTCTCCGTGGGCCGTATTCTGGATCTCTCCACCAAGGAAGATGCCGACGAGGTTAGGCTATTTGGGCTTACTCTGACACAGTTCTTTTGCGGACTTGCTGCTGTGCTTACCATTGGTGCGACTGCCAACTTTGGGCGGATTATTCTGCTTAGAATTGTTGGCGAGCGCGTTGTGGCTAGGTTGAGGACGCAGCTTTACCGGAGGACGTATGTTCAGGATGCCGAGTTCTTTGATGCCAATCGGGTCGGTGACTTGATCTCGAGGCTCAACTCGGATACGGTCATTGTCGGCAAGAGTATTACGCAGAACGTCTCGGATGGTCTTCGATCTTTGGTTAGCGGTGCTGCTGGGTTTGTCGCCATGGCTTGGCTGAGCCCGAAGCTGACGTCTATTATCCTTGTTATGGTCCCTCCTATCGGTATCGGCGCTGTCTTGTACGGCCGTTCGATTCGCAACCTCAGTCGACAGATTCAAAAGAATGTCGGCACGCTTATGAAGATTGCAGAGGAAAGGTTGGGCAACATCAAGACGAGCCAGGCTTTTGCCGGCGAGGTTCAAGAGATTGGACGGTACAGCAAGCAGGTCAAGAAGATCTTTGCGCTCGGCAGACGGGATGCTATCATTTCTGGCACATTCTTCGCTTCTACCAGTTGGGCGGGCAACATGACTATCCTGGCCATGCTCATTGTGGGAGGCAACCTTGTTCGGACTGGGGCCATGACATTGGGCGACTTGACGTCTTTTATGATGTACACCGTCTTTGCAGGGTCCAGTTTGTTCGGTGTCAGCGGCTTCTACTCGGAATTGATGAAgggtgttggtgctgctAGTCGTCTTTTTGAGCTCCAGGACCGAAAGCCCAGCATTCACCAAACTGTCGGCACGAAAGTCAAGTCGGCGCAGGGCCCTATCAAGTTCTCCAACGTCCACTTTGCTTACCCCACGAGACCGGCGGTGGCTATCTTCAACGGCCTTGATTTCGAGATTCCTTCTGGCAGCAATGTCTGTATTGTTGGTCCCTCCGGCGGTGGCAAGTCGACTGTAGCCTCCATGTTGCTTCGCTTCTACAACCCAACGTCAGGCACTATCACTATCAATGGCGTCGATATTTCGACAATGAACGTCAAATCGCTTAGGCGACGCATCGGTATGGTCGCACAGGAGCCCGTGCTCTTTTCGGGTACCATTGCCGAGAATATCTCGTATGGACGGCCCGAAGCTAAGAGATGGGAGATCATCGCGGCTGCTCAAAAGGCCAACTGCGGTTTCATCAGCGACTTCCCTGATGGCTTGGAAACGCAGGTTGGTGCCCGTGGAGCCCAGCTCTCGGGTGGGCAGAAGCAACGCATCGCCATTGCTCGCGCTCTCCTCAAGGATCCCGATATTTTGCTCCTGGATGAGGCGACCTCGGCACTTGACGCCGAATCCGAGACTCTCGTCAACTCCGCCCTTGCCGAATTGCTCAAGGGAcgcagcaccaccatctcgaTTGCCCACAGActctccaccatcaaacGGTCGGACAAGATCATTGTTCTGTCCAGCGAAGGCACCGTGGCCGAAATTGGCAGCTACACTGAGCtgagcaacaaccccaacagcGCTTTCAGCAAGCTTATGGAGTGGCAGATGTCTGGCGCTGATGTCCCCACGTCGACCAGTCCTCGTATTAccgaggctgaggagattgaggaggacttggaggagcaggaggaggaagagtatGATGAGCATtctgaggaggttgaggaggttgaggagaagaagcggtAA
- the ABZ2 gene encoding Aminodeoxychorismate lyase (EggNog:ENOG503P2UR; COG:E): MASSDFQIFTSLRYDPALLQVHSHPDFTHASWNHGHSSPFYMLDYHRDRMLRAAHHWKWDSVISSLTGDAGLQLLADNITAYLAQKDQPARVRVDIFQNGKLTVTSAPVPSVPLSRLFPTTLDPPTLDLYSGSVFEVVVDTTDNVNPSEFTHYKTSQRQVYEEARQRAGITSPTISREVLIVDSKDGSVMEGSISTPYFFRDGKWVTPFVNKETDKEWHGGQEGTTRRWALERGLVVEEVVLAQCLVDGEKCWLSTGVRGFILGRVKLNP; the protein is encoded by the exons ATGGCATCGTCCGATTTTCAGATCTTTACTTCTCTTCGTTACGAccctgccctcctccaagtTCACTCCCACCCAGACTTCACCCACGCAAGCTGGAACCATGGCCACTCTTCTCCCTTTTACATGCTAGACTACCACCGCGACCGCATGCTTCGCGCAGCTCATCATTGGAAATGGGACTCTGTCATCTCTTCTCTCACTGGTGACGCTGGACTTCAACTTTTGGCGGACAATATCACAGCTTATCTCGCTCAAAAAGACCAGCCAGCCCGAGTAAGGGTGGACATTTTCCAGAACGGGAAACTAACAGTGACGTCCGCTCCCGTCCCATCAGTCCCCCTCTCAAGACTCTTTCCAACAACACTAGACCCCCCTACACTGGACTTGTACTCGGGCAGTGTGTTCGAAGTGGTAGTCGACACAACAGACAACGTCAATCCATCAGAGTTCACACATTACAAGACCAGCCAGAGACAAGTATACGAGGAGGCGAGGCAACGGGCCGGTATCACGTCACCCACGATTTCCAGGGAAGTCTTGATTGTGGATAGCAAGGATGGATCGGTAATGGAGGGGTCGATTAGCACGCCTTATTTCTTTCGGGATGGGAAATGGGTCACACCGTTCGTGAATAAGGAGACTGATAAAGAATGGCATGGTGGGCAGGAAGGTACCACCAGGAGGTGGGCTCTGGAGAG GGgacttgttgttgaggaggttgttttAGCTCAGTGTCTGGTTGATGGAGAAAAATGCTGGCTGAGCACCGGAGTTAGAGGGTTCATACTTGGGCGGGTAAAACTGAACCCATGA
- a CDS encoding uncharacterized protein (COG:O; EggNog:ENOG503NW6S; MEROPS:MER0090758) translates to MIIPSYFSNTTTLSLQQLLLLSLLTTNYTQDSPNYQNPHHQHNIMESIFIAQSKLRAELGLHKVKAIPNSKFQRHGTKAYASAINRYGLQPTKPGPLTSGKIRDPSTNWTSGKFAVGAIRDMWTSLVEKTGDNKPGEVGAQDQQGDMEYLCEVLIGTPPQKVLLDFDTGSADLWVRPDAFKNDQSSTFAPMHNKSWKIEYGDGSSASGFVGQDTISIGGLVIKKQAVEVAKHVSSQFSQGVMGGLLGLAFKQINTVHSTMGIRDPQPTPVDNMIEQEDIPKEAELFTSAFYSSRDLKPESFYTFGWIDQDLVKKCGEEITWAKVDNSQGFWMFDSTSASVDGDKIELSDNKAIADTGTTLALISDEACDALYKKIDGAAYSEKYQGYLIPKSIKVDSLPEFSVAVGGKEFVIQKEDLIFAEADESNYYGGVQSRGSMPFDILGDTFLKSIYAIWDQGNSRFGAVPKIEKEQKAPEPSKDGDGVQKVICTLDKSPAKKSVCIANSAFVCPSDC, encoded by the exons ATGATAATACCATCCTACTTTAGCAACACCACTACCCTCAGCCTTCAACAACTGCTTCTCCTTTCTCtactcaccaccaactaCACCCAAGACTCTCCTAACTACCAaaacccacaccaccaacacaacATCATGGAGTCCATCTTTATTGCCCAGTCCAAGCTCCGCGCCGAGCTCGGCCTGCACAAAGTCAAGGccatccccaacagcaaGTTCCAGCGCCATGGCACCAAGGCCTACGCTTCTGCCATCAACCGCTATGGCCTCCAGCCCACCAAGCCAGGCCCTCTTACCTCCGGCAAGATCCGCGACCCGAGCACCAACTGGACCTCTGGCAAGTTTGCCGTGGGGGCCATACGCGACATGTGGACCTCTCTCGTTGAGAAGACGGGAGACAACAAGccgggagaggttggggccCAAGACCAACAAGGTGACATGGAGTACCTTTGCGAGGTGTTGATCGGTACCCCTCCTCAGAAAGTCCTGTTGGACTTTGACACTGGCTCTGCCGACCTCTGG GTTCGTCCGGATGCTTTCAAGAACGATCAGTCCAGCACCTTCGCACCTATGCACAACAAAAGCTGGAAGATCGAGTACGGTGATGGCAGCTCTGCGTCCGGCTTTGTTGGCCAGGATACCATCTCCATTGGTGGCCTCGTCATCAAGAAACAAGCGGTTGAGGTGGCCAAGCATGTGTCCTCTCAATTCAGCCAGGGCGTCATGGGCGGTCTCCTTGGACTGGCTTTCAAGCAGATCAACACTGTACACTCGACCATGGGCATCCGCGatcctcaaccaaccccagTCGACAACATGATTGAGCAGGAGGATATCCCCAAGGAAGCCGAGCTATTCACATCGGCCTTTTATAGCTCTCGTGATCTCAAGCCCGAGTCTTTCTATACCTTTGGCTGGATCGATCAAGATCTGGTCAAGAAATGCGGAGAGGAGATTACCTGGGCCAAGGTGGACAACTCTCAGGGTTTCTGGATGTTCGACAGCACGAGTGCCAGCGTTGATGGTGACAAGATCGAACTGTCTGACAACAAGGCCATTGCTGACACTGGCACTACCCTCGCGCTTATCTCAGACGAGGCTTGTGACGCTCTGTACAAGAAGATCGACGGAGCTGCCTACAGCGAGAAGTACCAGGGCTATCTCATCCCCAAGTCTATCAAGGTTGACAGTCTTCCAGAGTTTAGCGTGGCTGTCGGTGGGAAAGAGTTTGTCATCCAGAAAGAGGATCTCATTTTTGCGGAAGCCGATGAGAGCAATTATTACGGCGGTGTCCAGTCGCGCGGTTCCATGCCGTTTGATATTCTTGGAGACACGTTCTTGAAGTCCATCTACGCTATTTGGGACCAGGGCAACTCACGCTTTGGTGCCGTTCCCAAGATcgagaaggagcagaaggCTCCCGAGCCATCCAaggacggtgatggtgtgcAGAAGGTGATTTGCACGCTCGACAAGAGCCCTGCCAAGAAGTCAGTCTGCATCGCCAATTCTGCCTTCGTCTGCCCTTCTGATTGCTAG